Proteins encoded in a region of the Salvelinus fontinalis isolate EN_2023a chromosome 17, ASM2944872v1, whole genome shotgun sequence genome:
- the LOC129813755 gene encoding THO complex subunit 1-like isoform X3, which translates to MSVLILFNLNDAKNIFTASTRSALVNKTSQPLINAFNQITGNETEKKTTLDQALRQVLEEQIVNHSSMTSCLIYLSIDGVTEGICSATIPFLLLGDVLDCLPLYQCDKVFSFVEENVSTWKSNSFYTAGKNYLLRMCNDLLRRLSKSQNIVFCGRIQLFLARLFPLSEKSGLNLQSQFNLNNITVFNKNEQESTLGQKLTEEEDGMDVEEGEMGDEEPGAPAPCSIPIDYNLYRKFWTLQDYFRNPVQCYEKFSWMTFLKYSDETLAVFRSFKLDDMQASKRKLEELRTAGGDHVYFAKFLTSEKLMDLQLSDSNFRQHILLQYLILFQYLKGQVKFKSCILNDDQCSWMEETTKVVYQLLREIAPDGDKFATMVEHVLNTEENWNSWKNEGCPSFVKERPVDDKPKRPMRKRQAPEDFLGKGPDRKVFMGNDELTRLWNLNHNNMAACQSVSREFMPTLEEFFEEAIEQADPANMVEDEYKVVHNSNYGWRALRLLSRRSPHFFQPTNQQIKSLADYLESMVIKLAKELPKDLPSEEIKTGEEDYEDNGDTLLKESNDSLSMQTKLVSNQQMDDIAVKLGSQWKTLAGQLEIKAAEIREIETDSKDVDMQAKLLLVAWQDREGTQATVESLVPALNSAGFPKIADILNET; encoded by the exons ATGTCTGTACTGATTTTATTCAATTTGAACGatgcaaaaaatatatttaca GCCTCAACCAGAAGTGCGTTGGTCAACAAAACCAGCCAACCTTTGATAAACGCATTCAACCAGATCACTGGAAA tgagacagagaagAAGACCACCCTTGACCAAGCTCTGAGGCAGGTCCTGGAGGAGCAGATTGTAA at CACTCGTCGATGACTTCCTGTCTCATCTATCTCAGCATTGATGGAGTCACTGAAG GTATCTGCTCCGCCACCATTCCTTTCCTACTGTTGGGAGATGTTCTGGACTGTCTTCCTCTGTACCAGTGTGATAAGGTCTTCTCCTTTGTTGAAGAGAATGTCTCCACCTGGAAGTCT AACTCCTTTTACACTGCTGGGAAGAACTACTTGTTAAGGATGTGTAATG ATCTTTTGAGGAGGTTGTCCAAGTCTCAGAACATAGTCTTCTGTGGACGGATCCAGCTGTTCCTGGCTCGTCTCTTTCCCCTGTCTGAGAAATCAG GTCTGAACCTGCAGAGCCAGTTTAATCTCAACAACATCACAGTGTTCAACAAAAATGAGCAAGAGAGCACTCTTGGCCAGAAG ctcacagaggaggaggatgggatggacgtggaggagggggagatgggagatgaggaaccTGGTGCACCTGCGCCATG TTCCATCCCTATCGACTACAACCTATACAGAAAGTTCTGGACTCTGCAGGACTACTTCAGAAACCCCGTTCAGTGTTATGAGAAGTTTTCCTGGATGACTTTCCTCAAG TATTCAGACGAGACACTGGCAGTGTTTAGAAGCTTCAAGCTGGACGACATGCAGGCTTCTAAAAGGAAGCTGGAAGAGCTGAGGACGGCAGGAGGAGACCACGTTTACTTTGCCAAGTTCCTCACCAGTGAGAAG TTGATGGACCTGCAGCTCAGTGACAGTAACTTCAGACAACACATCCTCCTGCAGTACCTTATCCTGTTCCAGTACCTCAAGGGACAGGTCAAGTTCAAAAG ttgtATCCTGAATGATGATCAGTGTTCATGGATGGAGGAGACCACCAAAGTTgtgtaccag CTGCTCAGAGAGATCGCACCGGATGGAGACAAGTTTGCCACCATGGTCGAG CATGTCCTAAACACAGAGGAGAACTGGAACTCGTGGAAAAATGAGGGATGCCCAAGCTTTGTGAAGGAAAG ACCAGTAGATGACAAACCCAAGAGACCCATGAGGAAGAGACAAGCTCCAGAAGACTTCCTAGGTAAAGGCCCTGACAGGAAGGTCTTCATGGGGAA TGATGAACTCACGAGACTGTGGAATCTGAATCATAACAATATGGCAGCTTGCCAGTCAGTTAGCAG GGAATTCATGCCTACTCTGGAGGAGTTCTTTGAAGAGGCCATTGAACAGGCTGACCCAGCCAACATGGTGGAAGATGAGTACAA GGTGGTGCATAACTCAAACTATGGCTGGCGAGCCCTGCGTCTGTTGTCTAGGAGGAGTCCCCACTTCTTCCAGCCCACCAACCAGCAGATCAAGAGCCTGGCTGACTACCTGGAGAGCATGGTCATCAAACTGGCCAAGGAGCTGCCG AAGGACCTCCCGTCTGAGGAGATAAAGACAGGAGAGGAAGACTATGAAGACAACGGCGACACCCTTCTCAAAGAGAGCAACGACA GTCTGAGCATGCAGACCAAACTGGTGTCTAACCAGCAGATGGATGACATAGCAGTCAAGCTGGGTTCCCAATGGAAGACCCTGGCTGGCCAGCTGGAGATAAAAGCAGCGGAGATCCGGGAGattgagacagacagcaaggacGTGGACATGCAGGCCAAGCTGCTGCTGGTGGCCTGGCAGGACCGTGAGGGGACACAGGCCACCGTCGAGAGCCTGGTTCCAGCACTCAATTCTGCTGGCTTCCCCAAGATTGCAGACATCCTCAACGAGACATAG
- the LOC129813755 gene encoding THO complex subunit 1-like isoform X1 codes for MTSCLIYLSIDGVTEGICSATIPFLLLGDVLDCLPLYQCDKVFSFVEENVSTWKSNSFYTAGKNYLLRMCNDLLRRLSKSQNIVFCGRIQLFLARLFPLSEKSGLNLQSQFNLNNITVFNKNEQESTLGQKLTEEEDGMDVEEGEMGDEEPGAPAPCSIPIDYNLYRKFWTLQDYFRNPVQCYEKFSWMTFLKYSDETLAVFRSFKLDDMQASKRKLEELRTAGGDHVYFAKFLTSEKLMDLQLSDSNFRQHILLQYLILFQYLKGQVKFKSSSCILNDDQCSWMEETTKVVYQLLREIAPDGDKFATMVEHVLNTEENWNSWKNEGCPSFVKERLQHMWNKSRGMNAPPPRPVDDKPKRPMRKRQAPEDFLGKGPDRKVFMGNDELTRLWNLNHNNMAACQSVSREFMPTLEEFFEEAIEQADPANMVEDEYKVVHNSNYGWRALRLLSRRSPHFFQPTNQQIKSLADYLESMVIKLAKELPKDLPSEEIKTGEEDYEDNGDTLLKESNDSLSMQTKLVSNQQMDDIAVKLGSQWKTLAGQLEIKAAEIREIETDSKDVDMQAKLLLVAWQDREGTQATVESLVPALNSAGFPKIADILNET; via the exons ATGACTTCCTGTCTCATCTATCTCAGCATTGATGGAGTCACTGAAG GTATCTGCTCCGCCACCATTCCTTTCCTACTGTTGGGAGATGTTCTGGACTGTCTTCCTCTGTACCAGTGTGATAAGGTCTTCTCCTTTGTTGAAGAGAATGTCTCCACCTGGAAGTCT AACTCCTTTTACACTGCTGGGAAGAACTACTTGTTAAGGATGTGTAATG ATCTTTTGAGGAGGTTGTCCAAGTCTCAGAACATAGTCTTCTGTGGACGGATCCAGCTGTTCCTGGCTCGTCTCTTTCCCCTGTCTGAGAAATCAG GTCTGAACCTGCAGAGCCAGTTTAATCTCAACAACATCACAGTGTTCAACAAAAATGAGCAAGAGAGCACTCTTGGCCAGAAG ctcacagaggaggaggatgggatggacgtggaggagggggagatgggagatgaggaaccTGGTGCACCTGCGCCATG TTCCATCCCTATCGACTACAACCTATACAGAAAGTTCTGGACTCTGCAGGACTACTTCAGAAACCCCGTTCAGTGTTATGAGAAGTTTTCCTGGATGACTTTCCTCAAG TATTCAGACGAGACACTGGCAGTGTTTAGAAGCTTCAAGCTGGACGACATGCAGGCTTCTAAAAGGAAGCTGGAAGAGCTGAGGACGGCAGGAGGAGACCACGTTTACTTTGCCAAGTTCCTCACCAGTGAGAAG TTGATGGACCTGCAGCTCAGTGACAGTAACTTCAGACAACACATCCTCCTGCAGTACCTTATCCTGTTCCAGTACCTCAAGGGACAGGTCAAGTTCAAAA gctccagttgtATCCTGAATGATGATCAGTGTTCATGGATGGAGGAGACCACCAAAGTTgtgtaccag CTGCTCAGAGAGATCGCACCGGATGGAGACAAGTTTGCCACCATGGTCGAG CATGTCCTAAACACAGAGGAGAACTGGAACTCGTGGAAAAATGAGGGATGCCCAAGCTTTGTGAAGGAAAG gctgcaacacatgtggaataagtcaaggggtatgaatgctCCCCCCCCCAGACCAGTAGATGACAAACCCAAGAGACCCATGAGGAAGAGACAAGCTCCAGAAGACTTCCTAGGTAAAGGCCCTGACAGGAAGGTCTTCATGGGGAA TGATGAACTCACGAGACTGTGGAATCTGAATCATAACAATATGGCAGCTTGCCAGTCAGTTAGCAG GGAATTCATGCCTACTCTGGAGGAGTTCTTTGAAGAGGCCATTGAACAGGCTGACCCAGCCAACATGGTGGAAGATGAGTACAA GGTGGTGCATAACTCAAACTATGGCTGGCGAGCCCTGCGTCTGTTGTCTAGGAGGAGTCCCCACTTCTTCCAGCCCACCAACCAGCAGATCAAGAGCCTGGCTGACTACCTGGAGAGCATGGTCATCAAACTGGCCAAGGAGCTGCCG AAGGACCTCCCGTCTGAGGAGATAAAGACAGGAGAGGAAGACTATGAAGACAACGGCGACACCCTTCTCAAAGAGAGCAACGACA GTCTGAGCATGCAGACCAAACTGGTGTCTAACCAGCAGATGGATGACATAGCAGTCAAGCTGGGTTCCCAATGGAAGACCCTGGCTGGCCAGCTGGAGATAAAAGCAGCGGAGATCCGGGAGattgagacagacagcaaggacGTGGACATGCAGGCCAAGCTGCTGCTGGTGGCCTGGCAGGACCGTGAGGGGACACAGGCCACCGTCGAGAGCCTGGTTCCAGCACTCAATTCTGCTGGCTTCCCCAAGATTGCAGACATCCTCAACGAGACATAG
- the LOC129813755 gene encoding THO complex subunit 1-like isoform X2, whose translation MTSCLIYLSIDGVTEGICSATIPFLLLGDVLDCLPLYQCDKVFSFVEENVSTWKSNSFYTAGKNYLLRMCNDLLRRLSKSQNIVFCGRIQLFLARLFPLSEKSGLNLQSQFNLNNITVFNKNEQESTLGQKLTEEEDGMDVEEGEMGDEEPGAPAPCSIPIDYNLYRKFWTLQDYFRNPVQCYEKFSWMTFLKYSDETLAVFRSFKLDDMQASKRKLEELRTAGGDHVYFAKFLTSEKLMDLQLSDSNFRQHILLQYLILFQYLKGQVKFKSCILNDDQCSWMEETTKVVYQLLREIAPDGDKFATMVEHVLNTEENWNSWKNEGCPSFVKERLQHMWNKSRGMNAPPPRPVDDKPKRPMRKRQAPEDFLGKGPDRKVFMGNDELTRLWNLNHNNMAACQSVSREFMPTLEEFFEEAIEQADPANMVEDEYKVVHNSNYGWRALRLLSRRSPHFFQPTNQQIKSLADYLESMVIKLAKELPKDLPSEEIKTGEEDYEDNGDTLLKESNDSLSMQTKLVSNQQMDDIAVKLGSQWKTLAGQLEIKAAEIREIETDSKDVDMQAKLLLVAWQDREGTQATVESLVPALNSAGFPKIADILNET comes from the exons ATGACTTCCTGTCTCATCTATCTCAGCATTGATGGAGTCACTGAAG GTATCTGCTCCGCCACCATTCCTTTCCTACTGTTGGGAGATGTTCTGGACTGTCTTCCTCTGTACCAGTGTGATAAGGTCTTCTCCTTTGTTGAAGAGAATGTCTCCACCTGGAAGTCT AACTCCTTTTACACTGCTGGGAAGAACTACTTGTTAAGGATGTGTAATG ATCTTTTGAGGAGGTTGTCCAAGTCTCAGAACATAGTCTTCTGTGGACGGATCCAGCTGTTCCTGGCTCGTCTCTTTCCCCTGTCTGAGAAATCAG GTCTGAACCTGCAGAGCCAGTTTAATCTCAACAACATCACAGTGTTCAACAAAAATGAGCAAGAGAGCACTCTTGGCCAGAAG ctcacagaggaggaggatgggatggacgtggaggagggggagatgggagatgaggaaccTGGTGCACCTGCGCCATG TTCCATCCCTATCGACTACAACCTATACAGAAAGTTCTGGACTCTGCAGGACTACTTCAGAAACCCCGTTCAGTGTTATGAGAAGTTTTCCTGGATGACTTTCCTCAAG TATTCAGACGAGACACTGGCAGTGTTTAGAAGCTTCAAGCTGGACGACATGCAGGCTTCTAAAAGGAAGCTGGAAGAGCTGAGGACGGCAGGAGGAGACCACGTTTACTTTGCCAAGTTCCTCACCAGTGAGAAG TTGATGGACCTGCAGCTCAGTGACAGTAACTTCAGACAACACATCCTCCTGCAGTACCTTATCCTGTTCCAGTACCTCAAGGGACAGGTCAAGTTCAAAAG ttgtATCCTGAATGATGATCAGTGTTCATGGATGGAGGAGACCACCAAAGTTgtgtaccag CTGCTCAGAGAGATCGCACCGGATGGAGACAAGTTTGCCACCATGGTCGAG CATGTCCTAAACACAGAGGAGAACTGGAACTCGTGGAAAAATGAGGGATGCCCAAGCTTTGTGAAGGAAAG gctgcaacacatgtggaataagtcaaggggtatgaatgctCCCCCCCCCAGACCAGTAGATGACAAACCCAAGAGACCCATGAGGAAGAGACAAGCTCCAGAAGACTTCCTAGGTAAAGGCCCTGACAGGAAGGTCTTCATGGGGAA TGATGAACTCACGAGACTGTGGAATCTGAATCATAACAATATGGCAGCTTGCCAGTCAGTTAGCAG GGAATTCATGCCTACTCTGGAGGAGTTCTTTGAAGAGGCCATTGAACAGGCTGACCCAGCCAACATGGTGGAAGATGAGTACAA GGTGGTGCATAACTCAAACTATGGCTGGCGAGCCCTGCGTCTGTTGTCTAGGAGGAGTCCCCACTTCTTCCAGCCCACCAACCAGCAGATCAAGAGCCTGGCTGACTACCTGGAGAGCATGGTCATCAAACTGGCCAAGGAGCTGCCG AAGGACCTCCCGTCTGAGGAGATAAAGACAGGAGAGGAAGACTATGAAGACAACGGCGACACCCTTCTCAAAGAGAGCAACGACA GTCTGAGCATGCAGACCAAACTGGTGTCTAACCAGCAGATGGATGACATAGCAGTCAAGCTGGGTTCCCAATGGAAGACCCTGGCTGGCCAGCTGGAGATAAAAGCAGCGGAGATCCGGGAGattgagacagacagcaaggacGTGGACATGCAGGCCAAGCTGCTGCTGGTGGCCTGGCAGGACCGTGAGGGGACACAGGCCACCGTCGAGAGCCTGGTTCCAGCACTCAATTCTGCTGGCTTCCCCAAGATTGCAGACATCCTCAACGAGACATAG